The following coding sequences are from one Hevea brasiliensis isolate MT/VB/25A 57/8 unplaced genomic scaffold, ASM3005281v1 Scaf6, whole genome shotgun sequence window:
- the LOC131177584 gene encoding uncharacterized protein LOC131177584: MLKIIIRPIFLLSFMLRARYYPQKPFVKPSVGYQPSFAWRSIIQARWIIQKCSRWLIGNGGNVLIWKNNWLPYQNGFRFGLPPRYLDIGVKIYEAWKRLSLAFPSVGNVFVSETCLNSSSASSSTYGYDSPIWKMIWHQEIPPKVNHLMFKACTDQFHVSSAQCRQGILVDNVCSYYNAGIEIMIHVMRYCSFSKEVWGNSPICLPVLVTNLSMADWILQLVAVLWQDQMEIVFMLVWALWYSRNCRSTQW, translated from the exons ATGTTAAAGATTATTATCAGACCAATATTCCTTTTATCTTTTATGCTTCGGGCAAGATATTATCCTCAAAAACCATTTGTTAAGCCATCAGTTGGATACCAACCTAGTTTTGCTTGGCGCAGTATAATTCAAGCTAGGTGGATAATACAGAAGTGTTCTAGGTGGTTGATTGGGAATGGTGGTAATGTTCTGATTTGGAAGAATAACTGGCTTCCTTATCAAAATGGCTTTCGTTTTGGTCTCCCCCCAAGGTACTTAGATATTGGAGTTAAGATCTATGAAGCATGGAAACGCCTATCACTGGCGTTTCCAAGTGTTGGAAACGTTTTCGTCTCAGAAACT TGTTTGAATTCTTCTAGTGCTTCTTCATCGACATATGGATATGATAGTCCCATTTGGAAGATGATATGGCACCAGGAGATTCCACCCAAAGTAAATCATTTAATGTTCAAGGCTTGTACTGATCAGTTCCATGTTTCCTCTGCCCAGTGTCGGCAAGGTATATTGGTTGATAATGTTTGCTCATACTATAATGCTGGCATTGAAATAATGATCCATGTCATGAGATATTGCTCTTTTTCTAAGGAGGTTTGGGGTAATAGTCCTATTTGTCTCCCAGTTCTTGTCACTAATCTCTCTATGGCAGATTGGATTTTACAGTTGGTTGCAGTTTTATGGCAAGATCAAAT